The Candidatus Neomarinimicrobiota bacterium DNA window ACGGTGAGCAAGCTTATCAGCCTCGATACCGTAATCGTGAGGAGCTCCAATCAGAAATGTCCCGAAATCGCCGGCATTATGCGAGTCCGGCATGGGAATGGCCGGTGTGGTACCGATTTGTCCCATAAATGGTCTAAGCCGTGCCACGACACCGACAAGATCGCTGGGACAGAAGGCCAGGATCGGGTGCTGGGCCGATTTTTCAGGCAACGCAGCATAGTGATCCGCGCTCCTGCCAACCTCCTCCGCAGCTTCTTTATGCAGGGTAACACCTACATTCCGGTTGCTGTCGAAGAATATTGTATATCCATTGGTAAAGGTGAAAGCGGTAACGTCGTTGCCACACTTCACACAACGGACGGATTCCTGACCAATTCCCTCCAGACGAGTCTCGGGCCACACCTCATCACAGGTGGGACACTTGTCAGCAACATAGGGATCACCCAGGAACCGATCTTCCATCCACTGATCGTTTCCTGAGGCTGTGGCCATGGATGTGACTGTAATGTCCTTGATGCGGATGACTATTGCATCACCCACTTCGGCGCCGGAAACGTAAACTGATTTGGTCACCTCGTGACCTCCCCGAATAGCCGGGGTGATCATAGGACCCCAGCAGCCAGGCGCTGTGTTTGCCACAATGTGACCGCCATCTTTCACCGGGCCCAGCATCGGCTTATTAGGATCAAGAATACCATCGGTAAATTCATCCACATAAACTGTTTCGTGTCCGCTGGTCTCAGCTGATTTGGTAGCTGCTACCGCTTGATCTTTTGCCATGACTTACTCCTTTTCATTAGAATATTTGTTTACTGTAATCATTTGAGCACTTTAGGCTATTCCTCTTCAGACTGTCAACCTCCTTTAT harbors:
- a CDS encoding acetamidase/formamidase family protein, producing the protein MAKDQAVAATKSAETSGHETVYVDEFTDGILDPNKPMLGPVKDGGHIVANTAPGCWGPMITPAIRGGHEVTKSVYVSGAEVGDAIVIRIKDITVTSMATASGNDQWMEDRFLGDPYVADKCPTCDEVWPETRLEGIGQESVRCVKCGNDVTAFTFTNGYTIFFDSNRNVGVTLHKEAAEEVGRSADHYAALPEKSAQHPILAFCPSDLVGVVARLRPFMGQIGTTPAIPMPDSHNAGDFGTFLIGAPHDYGIEADKLAHRTDGHMDIDAVRAGAILICPVKVPGGGVYLGDMHAMQGDGEIAGHTADISGTVSIQVHVLKGLAIDGPIILPLKEDLPYLAQPLTDAERERAETVAIAWGLEEMEESAPISFVGTGPDLNAATENGLVRAAEFLEMSVPEVKNRATITGAIEIGRNPGVVQVTFRAPVDKLEKRGIMPLVHDQYGNGS